Proteins encoded by one window of Cloeon dipterum chromosome 4, ieCloDipt1.1, whole genome shotgun sequence:
- the babo gene encoding TGF-beta receptor type-1 isoform X1, giving the protein MLVWTLVATLLLSVSAQTPQTTKGKTITCFCDKCANLECVSDGYCYTSTRIDKETKQIEHDFRCFDKIAHFPPENPAWCKENAHLNPESLLRSAAVACCDNENYCNKALRPQIASMPPQFASMRPQGAGGKLIISSADEKIGDDLSTDTSLIIFVGTTVLVVLLLVLLVIYCGWTRNHKWKKQRPGALFKSNDSMDPQDQQPILGVNNTLRDIIDMTTSGSGSGLPLLVQRSIARQIQLVEIIGKGRFGEVWRGRWRGENVAVKIFSSREERSWFREAEIYQTVMLRHDNILGFIAADNKDNGTWTQLWLVTDFHENGSLFDYLSTRTVDIVGMIRMALSISTGLAHLHMEIVGTQAGKPAIAHRDLKSKNILVKLNGTCAIGDLGLAVHYDDVDGKIDLATNSRVGTKRYMAPEVLDESICENHFDSFKRADVYALGLIFWEITRRCNVGGIYDEYQLPYYDLVPSDPTIEEMRKTVCEGRHRPSIPNRWQSIDALNAMSKVMKECWYHNAAARLTALRIKKTLANLGASEDIKPPQ; this is encoded by the exons ATGCTCGTCTGGACGTTGGTAGCTACCCTGCTGCTCTCGGTCTCGGCACAAACTCCGCAGACAACCAAAGGGAAAA CAATAACATGCTTCTGTGACAAGTGCGCGAACCTAGAATGCGTCTCAGACGGCTACTGCTACACGTCCACGCGGATAGATAAGGAAACGAAACAAATTGAGCATGATTTCAG gtgttttgataaaatcgcACACTTTCCTCCTGAAAACCCCGCATGGTGTAAAGAAAATGCCCATTTAAACCCTGAAAGTTTGCTACGCTCTGCTGCTGTGGCCTGCTGCGATAATGAAAACTATTGCAACAAGGCTCTGCGGCCGCAAATTGCAAGCATGCCTCCACAATTCGCAAGCATGCGCCCGCAAG GTGCCGGGGGCAAACTGATAATTTCTTCCGCAGACGAGAAAATTGGCGATGACCTGAGTACGGACACGTCCCTTATCATCTTTGTCGGCACCACCGTGTTGGTGGTCCTGCTGCTCGTGCTGCTGGTCATCTACTGTGGCTGGACGCGAAACCACAAGTGGAAGAAGCAGCGGCCCGGTGCCCTCTTCAAGTCGAATGACTCGATGGACCCGCAAGACCAGCAGCCCATACTGGGGGTGAACAACACGCTCAGGGACATAATTGACATGACGACCAGCGGATCAGGCTCAG GTCTGCCGTTACTCGTGCAAAGAAGCATCGCTCGGCAAATCCAGCTGGTCGAGATCATCGGAAAAGGCAGATTTGGCGAAGTTTGGCGCGGACGGTGGCGTGGTGAGAACGTGGCCGTGAAAATCTTTTCCTCGCGCGAGGAGCGGTCATGGTTCCGCGAGGCCGAGATCTACCAAACCGTCATGCTGAGACACGACAACATACTCGGCTTCATCGCAGCCGACAACAAAG ATAACGGTACATGGACTCAGCTCTGGTTGGTCACGGACTTCCACGAGAATGGCTCACTATTTGACTACCTCAGCACTCGAACCGTCGACATCGTCGGAATGATTCGGATGGCGCTCTCCATTTCCACAGGCCTGGCTCATCTGCACATGGAAATCGTTGGAACGCAAG CAGGAAAGCCAGCCATCGCCCATAGAGATTTGAAGTCGAAAAACATCCTAGTCAAGCTGAACGGCACGTGTGCTATCGGTGATCTCGGGCTCGCCGTCCACTACGACGACGTCGATGGCAAAATCGACCTGGCCACAAACAGCAGGGTCGGCACCAAGCGTTACATGGCGCCAGAGGTCCTGGACGAGTCGATCTGCGAGAATCACTTTGATTCGTTTAAGCGCGCCGATGTTTATGCTTTGGGCTTGATTTTCTGGGAGATCACGCGAAGATGCAACGTTGGag GGATCTATGATGAGTACCAACTGCCATATTACGATTTGGTACCTTCGGATCCAACCATTGAAGAGATGAGGAAAACAGTGTGCGAAGGCAGACACAGGCCTTCAATTCCTAATAGGTGGCAGTCGATAGAC GCTTTGAACGCCATGTCAAAAGTAATGAAGGAGTGTTGGTATCACAACGCGGCTGCTCGCCTAACAGCTCTCAGGATCAAGAAGACTCTGGCCAATTTGGGTGCTAGTGAAGATATCAAGCCTCCTCAGTGA
- the babo gene encoding TGF-beta receptor type-1 isoform X4 has protein sequence MLVWTLVATLLLSVSAQTPQTTKGKTITCFCDKCANLECVSDGYCYTSTRIDKETKQIEHDFRCFDKIAHFPPENPAWCKENAHLNPESLLRSAAVACCDNENYCNKALRPQIASMPPQFASMRPQDEKIGDDLSTDTSLIIFVGTTVLVVLLLVLLVIYCGWTRNHKWKKQRPGALFKSNDSMDPQDQQPILGVNNTLRDIIDMTTSGSGSGLPLLVQRSIARQIQLVEIIGKGRFGEVWRGRWRGENVAVKIFSSREERSWFREAEIYQTVMLRHDNILGFIAADNKDNGTWTQLWLVTDFHENGSLFDYLSTRTVDIVGMIRMALSISTGLAHLHMEIVGTQAGKPAIAHRDLKSKNILVKLNGTCAIGDLGLAVHYDDVDGKIDLATNSRVGTKRYMAPEVLDESICENHFDSFKRADVYALGLIFWEITRRCNVGGIYDEYQLPYYDLVPSDPTIEEMRKTVCEGRHRPSIPNRWQSIDALNAMSKVMKECWYHNAAARLTALRIKKTLANLGASEDIKPPQ, from the exons ATGCTCGTCTGGACGTTGGTAGCTACCCTGCTGCTCTCGGTCTCGGCACAAACTCCGCAGACAACCAAAGGGAAAA CAATAACATGCTTCTGTGACAAGTGCGCGAACCTAGAATGCGTCTCAGACGGCTACTGCTACACGTCCACGCGGATAGATAAGGAAACGAAACAAATTGAGCATGATTTCAG gtgttttgataaaatcgcACACTTTCCTCCTGAAAACCCCGCATGGTGTAAAGAAAATGCCCATTTAAACCCTGAAAGTTTGCTACGCTCTGCTGCTGTGGCCTGCTGCGATAATGAAAACTATTGCAACAAGGCTCTGCGGCCGCAAATTGCAAGCATGCCTCCACAATTCGCAAGCATGCGCCCGCAAG ACGAGAAAATTGGCGATGACCTGAGTACGGACACGTCCCTTATCATCTTTGTCGGCACCACCGTGTTGGTGGTCCTGCTGCTCGTGCTGCTGGTCATCTACTGTGGCTGGACGCGAAACCACAAGTGGAAGAAGCAGCGGCCCGGTGCCCTCTTCAAGTCGAATGACTCGATGGACCCGCAAGACCAGCAGCCCATACTGGGGGTGAACAACACGCTCAGGGACATAATTGACATGACGACCAGCGGATCAGGCTCAG GTCTGCCGTTACTCGTGCAAAGAAGCATCGCTCGGCAAATCCAGCTGGTCGAGATCATCGGAAAAGGCAGATTTGGCGAAGTTTGGCGCGGACGGTGGCGTGGTGAGAACGTGGCCGTGAAAATCTTTTCCTCGCGCGAGGAGCGGTCATGGTTCCGCGAGGCCGAGATCTACCAAACCGTCATGCTGAGACACGACAACATACTCGGCTTCATCGCAGCCGACAACAAAG ATAACGGTACATGGACTCAGCTCTGGTTGGTCACGGACTTCCACGAGAATGGCTCACTATTTGACTACCTCAGCACTCGAACCGTCGACATCGTCGGAATGATTCGGATGGCGCTCTCCATTTCCACAGGCCTGGCTCATCTGCACATGGAAATCGTTGGAACGCAAG CAGGAAAGCCAGCCATCGCCCATAGAGATTTGAAGTCGAAAAACATCCTAGTCAAGCTGAACGGCACGTGTGCTATCGGTGATCTCGGGCTCGCCGTCCACTACGACGACGTCGATGGCAAAATCGACCTGGCCACAAACAGCAGGGTCGGCACCAAGCGTTACATGGCGCCAGAGGTCCTGGACGAGTCGATCTGCGAGAATCACTTTGATTCGTTTAAGCGCGCCGATGTTTATGCTTTGGGCTTGATTTTCTGGGAGATCACGCGAAGATGCAACGTTGGag GGATCTATGATGAGTACCAACTGCCATATTACGATTTGGTACCTTCGGATCCAACCATTGAAGAGATGAGGAAAACAGTGTGCGAAGGCAGACACAGGCCTTCAATTCCTAATAGGTGGCAGTCGATAGAC GCTTTGAACGCCATGTCAAAAGTAATGAAGGAGTGTTGGTATCACAACGCGGCTGCTCGCCTAACAGCTCTCAGGATCAAGAAGACTCTGGCCAATTTGGGTGCTAGTGAAGATATCAAGCCTCCTCAGTGA
- the babo gene encoding TGF-beta receptor type-1 isoform X7, which yields MLVWTLVATLLLSVSAQTPQTTKGKTITCFCDKCANLECVSDGYCYTSTRIDKETKQIEHDFRCLNQSHFFPPGLAVQCVAAPTNESSMLCCDDKPFCNKNAWKPLESSPSDEKIGDDLSTDTSLIIFVGTTVLVVLLLVLLVIYCGWTRNHKWKKQRPGALFKSNDSMDPQDQQPILGVNNTLRDIIDMTTSGSGSGLPLLVQRSIARQIQLVEIIGKGRFGEVWRGRWRGENVAVKIFSSREERSWFREAEIYQTVMLRHDNILGFIAADNKDNGTWTQLWLVTDFHENGSLFDYLSTRTVDIVGMIRMALSISTGLAHLHMEIVGTQAGKPAIAHRDLKSKNILVKLNGTCAIGDLGLAVHYDDVDGKIDLATNSRVGTKRYMAPEVLDESICENHFDSFKRADVYALGLIFWEITRRCNVGGIYDEYQLPYYDLVPSDPTIEEMRKTVCEGRHRPSIPNRWQSIDALNAMSKVMKECWYHNAAARLTALRIKKTLANLGASEDIKPPQ from the exons ATGCTCGTCTGGACGTTGGTAGCTACCCTGCTGCTCTCGGTCTCGGCACAAACTCCGCAGACAACCAAAGGGAAAA CAATAACATGCTTCTGTGACAAGTGCGCGAACCTAGAATGCGTCTCAGACGGCTACTGCTACACGTCCACGCGGATAGATAAGGAAACGAAACAAATTGAGCATGATTTCAG GTGTTTAAACCAGTCACATTTTTTCCCGCCGGGCCTCGCGGTCCAGTGCGTGGCCGCTCCGACGAATGAGTCGTCGATGCTGTGCTGCGACGATAAGCCCTTCTGCAACAAGAACGCGTGGAAGCCGCTCGAGTCGTCCCCCTCAG ACGAGAAAATTGGCGATGACCTGAGTACGGACACGTCCCTTATCATCTTTGTCGGCACCACCGTGTTGGTGGTCCTGCTGCTCGTGCTGCTGGTCATCTACTGTGGCTGGACGCGAAACCACAAGTGGAAGAAGCAGCGGCCCGGTGCCCTCTTCAAGTCGAATGACTCGATGGACCCGCAAGACCAGCAGCCCATACTGGGGGTGAACAACACGCTCAGGGACATAATTGACATGACGACCAGCGGATCAGGCTCAG GTCTGCCGTTACTCGTGCAAAGAAGCATCGCTCGGCAAATCCAGCTGGTCGAGATCATCGGAAAAGGCAGATTTGGCGAAGTTTGGCGCGGACGGTGGCGTGGTGAGAACGTGGCCGTGAAAATCTTTTCCTCGCGCGAGGAGCGGTCATGGTTCCGCGAGGCCGAGATCTACCAAACCGTCATGCTGAGACACGACAACATACTCGGCTTCATCGCAGCCGACAACAAAG ATAACGGTACATGGACTCAGCTCTGGTTGGTCACGGACTTCCACGAGAATGGCTCACTATTTGACTACCTCAGCACTCGAACCGTCGACATCGTCGGAATGATTCGGATGGCGCTCTCCATTTCCACAGGCCTGGCTCATCTGCACATGGAAATCGTTGGAACGCAAG CAGGAAAGCCAGCCATCGCCCATAGAGATTTGAAGTCGAAAAACATCCTAGTCAAGCTGAACGGCACGTGTGCTATCGGTGATCTCGGGCTCGCCGTCCACTACGACGACGTCGATGGCAAAATCGACCTGGCCACAAACAGCAGGGTCGGCACCAAGCGTTACATGGCGCCAGAGGTCCTGGACGAGTCGATCTGCGAGAATCACTTTGATTCGTTTAAGCGCGCCGATGTTTATGCTTTGGGCTTGATTTTCTGGGAGATCACGCGAAGATGCAACGTTGGag GGATCTATGATGAGTACCAACTGCCATATTACGATTTGGTACCTTCGGATCCAACCATTGAAGAGATGAGGAAAACAGTGTGCGAAGGCAGACACAGGCCTTCAATTCCTAATAGGTGGCAGTCGATAGAC GCTTTGAACGCCATGTCAAAAGTAATGAAGGAGTGTTGGTATCACAACGCGGCTGCTCGCCTAACAGCTCTCAGGATCAAGAAGACTCTGGCCAATTTGGGTGCTAGTGAAGATATCAAGCCTCCTCAGTGA
- the babo gene encoding TGF-beta receptor type-1 isoform X3 encodes MLVWTLVATLLLSVSAQTPQTTKGKTITCFCDKCANLECVSDGYCYTSTRIDKETKQIEHDFRCLNPSLSHPPVKPLVCASTSASANFMPFAVECCDSGDYCNKHLRPLLHSKNQSGAGGKLIISSADEKIGDDLSTDTSLIIFVGTTVLVVLLLVLLVIYCGWTRNHKWKKQRPGALFKSNDSMDPQDQQPILGVNNTLRDIIDMTTSGSGSGLPLLVQRSIARQIQLVEIIGKGRFGEVWRGRWRGENVAVKIFSSREERSWFREAEIYQTVMLRHDNILGFIAADNKDNGTWTQLWLVTDFHENGSLFDYLSTRTVDIVGMIRMALSISTGLAHLHMEIVGTQAGKPAIAHRDLKSKNILVKLNGTCAIGDLGLAVHYDDVDGKIDLATNSRVGTKRYMAPEVLDESICENHFDSFKRADVYALGLIFWEITRRCNVGGIYDEYQLPYYDLVPSDPTIEEMRKTVCEGRHRPSIPNRWQSIDALNAMSKVMKECWYHNAAARLTALRIKKTLANLGASEDIKPPQ; translated from the exons ATGCTCGTCTGGACGTTGGTAGCTACCCTGCTGCTCTCGGTCTCGGCACAAACTCCGCAGACAACCAAAGGGAAAA CAATAACATGCTTCTGTGACAAGTGCGCGAACCTAGAATGCGTCTCAGACGGCTACTGCTACACGTCCACGCGGATAGATAAGGAAACGAAACAAATTGAGCATGATTTCAG GTGTTTGAATCCATCTCTGAGCCATCCACCTGTAAAACCCCTCGTCTGCGCTTCTACCAGCGCTTCAGCCAATTTTATGCCATTTGCCGTAGAATGTTGTGATTCGGGAGATTATTGTAACAAACACCTCAGGCCCCTTCTGCATTCCAAGAATCAGTCAG GTGCCGGGGGCAAACTGATAATTTCTTCCGCAGACGAGAAAATTGGCGATGACCTGAGTACGGACACGTCCCTTATCATCTTTGTCGGCACCACCGTGTTGGTGGTCCTGCTGCTCGTGCTGCTGGTCATCTACTGTGGCTGGACGCGAAACCACAAGTGGAAGAAGCAGCGGCCCGGTGCCCTCTTCAAGTCGAATGACTCGATGGACCCGCAAGACCAGCAGCCCATACTGGGGGTGAACAACACGCTCAGGGACATAATTGACATGACGACCAGCGGATCAGGCTCAG GTCTGCCGTTACTCGTGCAAAGAAGCATCGCTCGGCAAATCCAGCTGGTCGAGATCATCGGAAAAGGCAGATTTGGCGAAGTTTGGCGCGGACGGTGGCGTGGTGAGAACGTGGCCGTGAAAATCTTTTCCTCGCGCGAGGAGCGGTCATGGTTCCGCGAGGCCGAGATCTACCAAACCGTCATGCTGAGACACGACAACATACTCGGCTTCATCGCAGCCGACAACAAAG ATAACGGTACATGGACTCAGCTCTGGTTGGTCACGGACTTCCACGAGAATGGCTCACTATTTGACTACCTCAGCACTCGAACCGTCGACATCGTCGGAATGATTCGGATGGCGCTCTCCATTTCCACAGGCCTGGCTCATCTGCACATGGAAATCGTTGGAACGCAAG CAGGAAAGCCAGCCATCGCCCATAGAGATTTGAAGTCGAAAAACATCCTAGTCAAGCTGAACGGCACGTGTGCTATCGGTGATCTCGGGCTCGCCGTCCACTACGACGACGTCGATGGCAAAATCGACCTGGCCACAAACAGCAGGGTCGGCACCAAGCGTTACATGGCGCCAGAGGTCCTGGACGAGTCGATCTGCGAGAATCACTTTGATTCGTTTAAGCGCGCCGATGTTTATGCTTTGGGCTTGATTTTCTGGGAGATCACGCGAAGATGCAACGTTGGag GGATCTATGATGAGTACCAACTGCCATATTACGATTTGGTACCTTCGGATCCAACCATTGAAGAGATGAGGAAAACAGTGTGCGAAGGCAGACACAGGCCTTCAATTCCTAATAGGTGGCAGTCGATAGAC GCTTTGAACGCCATGTCAAAAGTAATGAAGGAGTGTTGGTATCACAACGCGGCTGCTCGCCTAACAGCTCTCAGGATCAAGAAGACTCTGGCCAATTTGGGTGCTAGTGAAGATATCAAGCCTCCTCAGTGA
- the babo gene encoding TGF-beta receptor type-1 isoform X6, translated as MLVWTLVATLLLSVSAQTPQTTKGKTITCFCDKCANLECVSDGYCYTSTRIDKETKQIEHDFRCLNPSLSHPPVKPLVCASTSASANFMPFAVECCDSGDYCNKHLRPLLHSKNQSDEKIGDDLSTDTSLIIFVGTTVLVVLLLVLLVIYCGWTRNHKWKKQRPGALFKSNDSMDPQDQQPILGVNNTLRDIIDMTTSGSGSGLPLLVQRSIARQIQLVEIIGKGRFGEVWRGRWRGENVAVKIFSSREERSWFREAEIYQTVMLRHDNILGFIAADNKDNGTWTQLWLVTDFHENGSLFDYLSTRTVDIVGMIRMALSISTGLAHLHMEIVGTQAGKPAIAHRDLKSKNILVKLNGTCAIGDLGLAVHYDDVDGKIDLATNSRVGTKRYMAPEVLDESICENHFDSFKRADVYALGLIFWEITRRCNVGGIYDEYQLPYYDLVPSDPTIEEMRKTVCEGRHRPSIPNRWQSIDALNAMSKVMKECWYHNAAARLTALRIKKTLANLGASEDIKPPQ; from the exons ATGCTCGTCTGGACGTTGGTAGCTACCCTGCTGCTCTCGGTCTCGGCACAAACTCCGCAGACAACCAAAGGGAAAA CAATAACATGCTTCTGTGACAAGTGCGCGAACCTAGAATGCGTCTCAGACGGCTACTGCTACACGTCCACGCGGATAGATAAGGAAACGAAACAAATTGAGCATGATTTCAG GTGTTTGAATCCATCTCTGAGCCATCCACCTGTAAAACCCCTCGTCTGCGCTTCTACCAGCGCTTCAGCCAATTTTATGCCATTTGCCGTAGAATGTTGTGATTCGGGAGATTATTGTAACAAACACCTCAGGCCCCTTCTGCATTCCAAGAATCAGTCAG ACGAGAAAATTGGCGATGACCTGAGTACGGACACGTCCCTTATCATCTTTGTCGGCACCACCGTGTTGGTGGTCCTGCTGCTCGTGCTGCTGGTCATCTACTGTGGCTGGACGCGAAACCACAAGTGGAAGAAGCAGCGGCCCGGTGCCCTCTTCAAGTCGAATGACTCGATGGACCCGCAAGACCAGCAGCCCATACTGGGGGTGAACAACACGCTCAGGGACATAATTGACATGACGACCAGCGGATCAGGCTCAG GTCTGCCGTTACTCGTGCAAAGAAGCATCGCTCGGCAAATCCAGCTGGTCGAGATCATCGGAAAAGGCAGATTTGGCGAAGTTTGGCGCGGACGGTGGCGTGGTGAGAACGTGGCCGTGAAAATCTTTTCCTCGCGCGAGGAGCGGTCATGGTTCCGCGAGGCCGAGATCTACCAAACCGTCATGCTGAGACACGACAACATACTCGGCTTCATCGCAGCCGACAACAAAG ATAACGGTACATGGACTCAGCTCTGGTTGGTCACGGACTTCCACGAGAATGGCTCACTATTTGACTACCTCAGCACTCGAACCGTCGACATCGTCGGAATGATTCGGATGGCGCTCTCCATTTCCACAGGCCTGGCTCATCTGCACATGGAAATCGTTGGAACGCAAG CAGGAAAGCCAGCCATCGCCCATAGAGATTTGAAGTCGAAAAACATCCTAGTCAAGCTGAACGGCACGTGTGCTATCGGTGATCTCGGGCTCGCCGTCCACTACGACGACGTCGATGGCAAAATCGACCTGGCCACAAACAGCAGGGTCGGCACCAAGCGTTACATGGCGCCAGAGGTCCTGGACGAGTCGATCTGCGAGAATCACTTTGATTCGTTTAAGCGCGCCGATGTTTATGCTTTGGGCTTGATTTTCTGGGAGATCACGCGAAGATGCAACGTTGGag GGATCTATGATGAGTACCAACTGCCATATTACGATTTGGTACCTTCGGATCCAACCATTGAAGAGATGAGGAAAACAGTGTGCGAAGGCAGACACAGGCCTTCAATTCCTAATAGGTGGCAGTCGATAGAC GCTTTGAACGCCATGTCAAAAGTAATGAAGGAGTGTTGGTATCACAACGCGGCTGCTCGCCTAACAGCTCTCAGGATCAAGAAGACTCTGGCCAATTTGGGTGCTAGTGAAGATATCAAGCCTCCTCAGTGA
- the babo gene encoding TGF-beta receptor type-1 isoform X5, which translates to MLVWTLVATLLLSVSAQTPQTTKGKTITCFCDKCANLECVSDGYCYTSTRIDKETKQIEHDFRCFDKIAHFPPENPAWCKENAHLNPESLLRSAAVACCDNENYCNKALRPQIASMPPQFASMRPQDEKIGDDLSTDTSLIIFVGTTVLVVLLLVLLVIYCGWTRNHKWKKQRPGALFKSNDSMDPQDQQPILGVNNTLRDIIDMTTSGSGSGLPLLVQRSIARQIQLVEIIGKGRFGEVWRGRWRGENVAVKIFSSREERSWFREAEIYQTVMLRHDNILGFIAADNKDNGTWTQLWLVTDFHENGSLFDYLSTRTVDIVGMIRMALSISTGLAHLHMEIVGTQGKPAIAHRDLKSKNILVKLNGTCAIGDLGLAVHYDDVDGKIDLATNSRVGTKRYMAPEVLDESICENHFDSFKRADVYALGLIFWEITRRCNVGGIYDEYQLPYYDLVPSDPTIEEMRKTVCEGRHRPSIPNRWQSIDALNAMSKVMKECWYHNAAARLTALRIKKTLANLGASEDIKPPQ; encoded by the exons ATGCTCGTCTGGACGTTGGTAGCTACCCTGCTGCTCTCGGTCTCGGCACAAACTCCGCAGACAACCAAAGGGAAAA CAATAACATGCTTCTGTGACAAGTGCGCGAACCTAGAATGCGTCTCAGACGGCTACTGCTACACGTCCACGCGGATAGATAAGGAAACGAAACAAATTGAGCATGATTTCAG gtgttttgataaaatcgcACACTTTCCTCCTGAAAACCCCGCATGGTGTAAAGAAAATGCCCATTTAAACCCTGAAAGTTTGCTACGCTCTGCTGCTGTGGCCTGCTGCGATAATGAAAACTATTGCAACAAGGCTCTGCGGCCGCAAATTGCAAGCATGCCTCCACAATTCGCAAGCATGCGCCCGCAAG ACGAGAAAATTGGCGATGACCTGAGTACGGACACGTCCCTTATCATCTTTGTCGGCACCACCGTGTTGGTGGTCCTGCTGCTCGTGCTGCTGGTCATCTACTGTGGCTGGACGCGAAACCACAAGTGGAAGAAGCAGCGGCCCGGTGCCCTCTTCAAGTCGAATGACTCGATGGACCCGCAAGACCAGCAGCCCATACTGGGGGTGAACAACACGCTCAGGGACATAATTGACATGACGACCAGCGGATCAGGCTCAG GTCTGCCGTTACTCGTGCAAAGAAGCATCGCTCGGCAAATCCAGCTGGTCGAGATCATCGGAAAAGGCAGATTTGGCGAAGTTTGGCGCGGACGGTGGCGTGGTGAGAACGTGGCCGTGAAAATCTTTTCCTCGCGCGAGGAGCGGTCATGGTTCCGCGAGGCCGAGATCTACCAAACCGTCATGCTGAGACACGACAACATACTCGGCTTCATCGCAGCCGACAACAAAG ATAACGGTACATGGACTCAGCTCTGGTTGGTCACGGACTTCCACGAGAATGGCTCACTATTTGACTACCTCAGCACTCGAACCGTCGACATCGTCGGAATGATTCGGATGGCGCTCTCCATTTCCACAGGCCTGGCTCATCTGCACATGGAAATCGTTGGAACGCAAG GAAAGCCAGCCATCGCCCATAGAGATTTGAAGTCGAAAAACATCCTAGTCAAGCTGAACGGCACGTGTGCTATCGGTGATCTCGGGCTCGCCGTCCACTACGACGACGTCGATGGCAAAATCGACCTGGCCACAAACAGCAGGGTCGGCACCAAGCGTTACATGGCGCCAGAGGTCCTGGACGAGTCGATCTGCGAGAATCACTTTGATTCGTTTAAGCGCGCCGATGTTTATGCTTTGGGCTTGATTTTCTGGGAGATCACGCGAAGATGCAACGTTGGag GGATCTATGATGAGTACCAACTGCCATATTACGATTTGGTACCTTCGGATCCAACCATTGAAGAGATGAGGAAAACAGTGTGCGAAGGCAGACACAGGCCTTCAATTCCTAATAGGTGGCAGTCGATAGAC GCTTTGAACGCCATGTCAAAAGTAATGAAGGAGTGTTGGTATCACAACGCGGCTGCTCGCCTAACAGCTCTCAGGATCAAGAAGACTCTGGCCAATTTGGGTGCTAGTGAAGATATCAAGCCTCCTCAGTGA